The proteins below come from a single Malus domestica chromosome 03, GDT2T_hap1 genomic window:
- the LOC108171274 gene encoding glutathione S-transferase DHAR3, chloroplastic-like, translating into MRNIKRFGFIFYSLSTTVKPHYLSGSSSTLSPLLLDGSRGRCQGCLRCTSSSRRLPFQPKGSSNLGGEEGALQIALNQSQRQTQWFTEVNPEGKVPVVKFDDKWVADFDVIVGIIEKVRHGVSAPSCTKRGTEKLSFCFSLTFYLVTD; encoded by the exons ATGAGAAATATTAAGAGGTTTGGTTTCATCTTCTACTCTCTCTCAACAACCGTCAAGCCCCATTACCTTTCAGGTTCATCTTCTACTCTCTCTCCTCTACTCTTAGATGGCTCTCGAGGTCGCTGTCAAGGCTGCCTTCGGTGCACCTCATCTTCTCGGCGACT GCCCTTTCAGCCAAAGGGTTCTTCTaaccttggaggagaagaagGTGCCCTACAAATTGCACTTAATCAATCTCAGCGACAAACCCAGTG GTTTACGGAAGTGAATCCAGAGGGGAAGGTGCCTGTGGTGAAGTTTGATGACAAATGGGTGGCGGATTTTGATGTCATTGTTGGGATCATTGAG AAGGTTAGGCATGGAGTGTCTGCCCCAAGCTGTACCAAAAGAGGTACTGAGAAATTGAGCTTCTGTTTCTCTCTCACTTTTTATTTGGTTACTGATTAA
- the LOC103418866 gene encoding protein NUCLEAR FUSION DEFECTIVE 4-like → MSTKRGNEAFRFAIHVLQGRWFSVFASFLIMAGAGATYLFGVYSKQIKSSLGYDQTTLNMLGSFKDLGANVGVLSGLIGEVTPTWFVLLIGSAMNFTGYFMIWLAITAKIPKPKVWHMCLYICIGANSQNFANTGALVTCVKNFPASRGVMLGLLKGFTGLSGAMFTQIYLAIYGNNSKSMILLIAWLPAALSVVFVYTIRPMKLVRQPNELRVFYHFLYVSIGLAVFLMAMIILQKQINFSQAAYAGSVSVVCFFLFVPLGIVIREELILWNLMKQPVDPPTEVTVEKLPAQAIEAKEEEEKKTKISCFVDVFNKPKRGEDYTILQALLSVDMLILFIATLCGLGSSLTAVDNLGQIGESLGYPTKTISSFVSLVSIWNYFGRVFSGFVSESLLVQWKIPRPLMMTLVLLLSCVGHLLIAFPAPGSVYVASVIIGFSFGAQLPLLFAIISELFGLKYYSTLFNCGQLASPLGSYILNVKVTGMLYDREALKELAKSGRDRSSVKELICLGSQCYRLAFSILAAVTFFGAVVSLILVVRTRELYKSDIYKKFRDEAEDS, encoded by the coding sequence ATGAGCACCAAGAGAGGGAATGAAGCATTTCGATTTGCAATCCATGTGCTTCAAGGAAGATGGTTCTCAGTTTTTGCCTCGTTTCTCATCATGGCAGGAGCTGGAGCTACTTACCTCTTTGGTGTCTACTCCAAGCAGATCAAGTCTTCTCTTGGCTATGACCAAACCACCCTCAACATGCTAGGGTCTTTCAAGGACCTTGGAGCAAATGTTGGTGTCCTCTCAGGGCTCATTGGTGAAGTCACCCCAACATGGTTTGTCCTCCTCATTGGCTCAGCCATGAACTTTACGGGCTACTTCATGATTTGGCTTGCTATCACTGCCAAAATCCCAAAACCGAAAGTTTGGCACATGTGCCTCTATATCTGCATTGGAGCCAACTCTCAGAATTTTGCAAACACTGGAGCTCTTGTCACATGTGTCAAGAATTTCCCGGCTAGTCGCGGCGTTATGCTGGGATTGTTAAAGGGGTTTACTGGACTCAGTGGAGCTATGTTCACCCAAATTTACTTGGCGATTTACGGAAACAATTCGAAATCTATGATTCTTCTCATTGCTTGGCTTCCTGCTGCGCTATCGGTAGTTTTTGTGTACACCATTAGGCCAATGAAGCTTGTTAGGCAACCCAATGAGCTTAGagtgttttaccatttcctctatGTCTCAATTGGTCTTGCTGTTTTCCTCATGGCTATGATTATACTTCAAAAGCAGATTAATTTCTCACAAGCTGCTTATGCTGGAAGTGTTTCCGTggtttgttttttccttttcgtTCCTCTTGGGATTGTAATTAGAGAGGAGTTAATCCTCTGGAATCTCATGAAGCAACCTGTTGATCCTCCAACCGAGGTAACCGTTGAGAAACTTCCGGCACAAGCAATTGAAGctaaagaggaggaagaaaagaaaacaaagatttCTTGTTTTGTAGATGTATTCAACAAACCAAAAAGAGGAGAGGACTACACAATCTTACAAGCATTGCTAAGCGTCGACATGCTCATTTTGTTCATCGCAACACTATGTGGACTCGGGTCAAGTTTGACAGCAGTCGACAATTTGGGGCAGATTGGTGAGTCTCTTGGATACCCAACAAAAACAATAAGCTCATTTGTGTCATTAGTGAGCATATGGAACTACTTTGGGAGGGTTTTTTCGGGGTTTGTCTCCGAAAGCCTATTAGTACAATGGAAAATCCCCAGACCCCTAATGATGactcttgttcttcttctctcctGCGTCGGCCACCTCCTCATTGCATTTCCAGCCCCGGGATCGGTCTACGTGGCATCTGTGATCATCGGATTTTCTTTCGGTGCCCAATTGCCGTTGCTTTTCGCAATAATTTCCGAGCTCTTTGGGCTCAAGTACTACTCCACATTGTTCAATTGTGGACAGCTTGCAAGCCCCCTTGGGTCCTATATTCTGAATGTGAAGGTCACAGGAATGCTGTATGACAGAGAGGCATTGAAGGAGCTGGCAAAGAGTGGGAGGGATCGGTCTTCAGTGAAGGAGCTGATTTGTCTTGGGAGCCAATGTTATAGGTTGGCTTTCTCAATTTTGGCTGCTGTAACATTCTTTGGTGCAGTTGTTTCATTAATCTTGGTGGTGAGGACAAGAGAGCTTTACAAAAGTGATATTTATAAGAAGTTTAGAGACGAAGCAGAGGATTCATag